The Sorghum bicolor cultivar BTx623 chromosome 6, Sorghum_bicolor_NCBIv3, whole genome shotgun sequence genome contains the following window.
TCCAAGAGCTTAAGTTTCCAGATGGGTATGCAGCTAATATTAGGCGTGGGGTTAATCTACTACAAAAGAAGATTTTTGGTTTGAAAAGTCATGACTTTCATATCTTTATTGAGCGCCTACTTCCTGTTGCATTTCGGGGGGTTTCTACCTGATGATATTTGGACCTGTTTGGCTGAGTTGAGTTATTTTTATAGACAGTTGTGTGCTAAACAAATCAGCAGAGAATCTATATTAGCATTGCAAGAGAACATAGCAGTCCTTATCTGCAAACTAGAAAAGATATTCCCCCCAGGCTTCTTCAATCCAATGCAACATCTAGTAATTCATCTTGCTAATGAGGCATTACTAGGAGGCCCTGTCCAGTATCGATGGATGTATCCATTTGAGAGGTGAACCCAAAACTCCATTGTTCATCTATTTAGTAAGTACTTGCTGGATTTACTAAATGAAATTTAACATGTAGGTATATTCTGGGCATTAAAAAGAAAGTCCGTAATAAGGCTCGAGTTGAGGGATCCATTGTTGAGGCTTACCTTGTAGAAGAGGCTACAAACTTCCTTTCTCTGTATTTTAGATCTAAAGTACATTCTATACGAAATAAAACACATAGATATGATGATGGTGGCTCAACTTCTGTTAGAGGTTGTGGCATTGAATTGTTTGAGCAAACTGGGAGATACTTCATCTCACAAGGCTTTCGTGACCTCACAACACAACAATGCAAGGCAGCAGCCCTCTACATATTAACTAACATCCCACAGATGGATGATTTCTTCAAGTATGTCTTCATTTTATCTGGTTCAAAGTTATTTTCTGATTTGTAGTTTCTCTATAACAATGTCAAACATGCCCTTGTAGAGAATTTGACAATGAACAATGGAAGGGTCGCTCACAGCCAACTGACCAACAAATCAATAACTTAAGATTAGATGGTTGGAAAGGCACGCATGGCAACAATAGAGGCCCCAATTTCTTTGATTGGTTCAAAAACATAGTAATGTCTCAACTCAATTGGAGCaagttttctttcttctttgttTTAAATAATAAGCACTAATAAATGTAATGCAACTCTTTGCAGTGCACAATCAGATCAAGTGTTCACAATGTGTTGCGTCAAATTTCATATGGTTTTCGCAAAAGAGTGTCCACCTATGGTTGCTATGATGTGAATGGATATAGATTTCGGTCGGAGAAGTATGAGAATAATAGGACAAGATTAGCTACAACTAATAGTGGTGTTTGTGTGACGTGTACTGATGGCAATGGCAATGTTCTTGAGTACTTTGGTGTTATTGAGGATATTATTAAGATTTCTTGGGAGGGCAGGGAGCAACTGGAGCTAGTTTTATTTTATTGTCGCTGGTTTGATCCAACCTCTAGGGGTGTTAGGCGAACTGAAAATCTTGGTTTGGTGGAAGTGAAGTATACCTCAAGGCTTCGAAACTTTGAACCTTTTGTGTTGGCAAGTCAAGTTACACAGGTGTATTATCTGTCATATGCTTGTGATAAACCTAATTTGAGGGATTGGTGGGTAGTATACCATGTAGCACCACGGGATCGTTTGCCGCCAATTGACATCAACAATGATTCCATTGAAACCGAAGAACCATCACATGACATCTCATTTTTTCAAGAGGATGGGCTGGAGGGCACATTTGTGATCGATCTAGGTGACATTGAAATAGTTGCCTCATCAGCAGATGAAATAACTGATCCAAAAGAATTTGAAGAGCTGGACAGGCAAACTGATGCTCCACAGCAAGAAGAGATATTAGAAATTGATGAAGAAGGCGATGAAGATGATGTTGAATTCGATGATGAAGACTGTTATGAGGACGAGGATTTCTAAAATATGCTTCTTGTTTTTTCTTCTAAAATTTATTGTACTAATGATTAAGTCTTAGTTCTATCCCAATCTGGACTCAGTGCTATGTATCTTTTATTTGCTGCTATGTATCCTAATCACGACTCAATGCTATGTATCGTTTGTGTGCTGCTATGCATCATAATCTAGACTCAGTTTTATGTGCAAAATAGACCAGCTGTTGTTGTCCTATTTTATTTATTCAAAGTGATCCTATTCAAAGTGTCTCCTGGAATGATCCTATTTATTTGTTTTGGTTGTAGGGAGATACTATAGATGGATCATCTCGCGCTTCAGCCAACATGGACAGGGACAACAGTGATGGCCATTGAGTTGTGTGGTGGCAGAAAGTATTTTGTGAAGCCGTAGCCTTTTGTTTATCTACTATGCTGATGGCAACAACCAGCAAGTTTGAAGGCCATGCATGTGTCATGCTGGGTATTTTGTGCAAGTGAGGTATTTTGGTTGTGCATGAGCCGCTGCATATATAGTTTATGAAGCAACATATGCAGATTCCATCATGCTTCAAGGCATGCATGCTGGTTGTGGAGTAGCAGCTACTTGTTGCCTATTTGCTGCACGAGTGCTTGTGCAGAAGTGGGTGCATACTGCCATCAAAGAGCAACTTGCTACTACTTGCATACTTCCTGGGTCAAGGAATGTCGTTTTTTGGCTATCTTGTGCAGAACTGGCTGCGTACTGTCATGAGATAGCAGCTAGCTACCTATAGTTGTGTTGGAGCATAGATACCACCTAGTTGTGAGTTAGCACTTTTAACTTGTGCTCCCTGTTAGGTACCTAACTAGAAGGCTGATTAGGAGGCACcaattatatatatgtaatcATGAACAACTTGAATGATGTTCTAAGATTATGAAATGTAATATTTATTACTTCAGTGTGGATGAATGGTTACATCAGATGACAATGGTCTTCTAATGGCTAAATAATCAATGAATTTGGACAGCCAATTGAGTGAAAAAAAATTTCCGTGGCGGAGGTGAACCGTCAGGAATTATCTCAGGCCTGACGGCTGGGTAGCCGACAGGAAAAATTATTAACCCTTGACGGTTAGGTGACCGACGGGAAAGTTGAAAGTATCCCTGACGGTATGGTAACCGACAGTGAAAGTTCAAATGTTCGCTGACGGTCACGGCCGTCAGGAAAAACTTCCCTGACGGGAGGCTTAGGAACCGACGCTGTTAACCTTCCCCGATGGTAGCAGCCGTCAGGAAATAGTCCGTGACGGTTGTCCGTCAGGAAAACATGACTTTTCCCGTCGTTTTTCTCTGACGGCTTATCCCTGACGGTAACCGTCACGGATGACATTTCCTGACAGTTTTCGGCACTTTTCCTGACGGACGTGGCCGTCAGGAAAAAAACTTGTCTGGGGTGGTGAAagtttagcaaggggaaccagaCGGCGTCGTAAGGGTTTGCGTACTAGACGAGACCTCACACTCCCACTTATTACTCGACGGCCATCACTGCTTCGCATACTAGACGGGACCTCACACTCCCACTTATTACTCGGCAGCCATCACTGCCGCCCGCGCCGCGTCCGGCAGCAGCAAGGCGTCGCCGAACGTCGTCCCGCCGCTGTTCGACCTCACCGTCCACATCAAGAACCCAAGCAGGCTGTCCACGTACTGCGTCTCGAGCGGCACGACGGCCGCTGTGTCGTACGGCGGTGCCACCGTCGGCGCGCGCGGGCACCGTGCCGATGTTCTGCGCCGGCAAGAGGGACGAGGGCGAGGAGTGTGCCCAGAAAAGGATCTAGCAGTGTTTTTGTGTGGTATGTGGGCATTGTGGATGAGAAGAAATAAAAAGCGCCATGATGAACATCTAATCAGCTTACAACATGCTGTAGAATGGGTGAAGGATATTGCTTTTGATCCCTGGAACTTGACCCATCAGCTGAGGTCCAAGGAGCCAACGCAAGAGCTGCAGAAGTGGAGGAATCTAGCTCCAGGATGGCATAAGGTCAACACTGACGCTGCTTTTCTTACGGATGATTCTTGTGGTGCGTCGGCATGTATTATCCGAGACCATCAGGGGCTGTTTAAAGCGGCGCAGGCGCAGTGGTATGTCAGGGGTCTAGATGcctgcacgatggaagccataGCATGCAGGGATGGTCTGAACTTGGCAAGAAGAGTTGGCGTGCAAAAGGTGATGCTTGAAACTGATTGCCTAGAGCTTATCAATCTGGGTCTAAGAGGGACACACAACACTCCATCATCGATCCACTGCTAAAACAAATAGATGCTATAAGACTTGCCTTTCAGgaattttctttttgttacgttAATAGATCTTGTAATAAGGTAGCGCATATTTTGGCGAAACAAGTTTCGGACACACACCGATTGGAGATGTGGCATGTAACTCCGGAGTGTGTGTCCGACCTGGTACTGTCTGAGGCTTCGGCCGgttgatttaggccttgtttagtttccaaaaattttcaagattctccgtcacatcgaatcttgcggcacatgcatagagaattaaatatacatgaaaacaaaaactatttgcacagtttatctgtaaaccgcgagatgaattttttgagcctagttactctatgattggacaatgtttgtcaaataaaaacgaaagtgctacagtaccgtttTTCAGAAGTTTTTGCGAagtgaacaaggccttaatgaaaGGCAAGCaagtcaaagaaaaaaaaaaaaagagggacGAGGGCGAGGCCGTCGTGCCCGTGTGGCGATCCAGGTGCCGCGTGGGGATGGCCCGCATTTGCTTGCTTGCAGTGTCAGGGTAGGACGCGGTCTGTCACCGTGCACGTCGGAGGCCAGCTATTGATCGGAACGGGACCCTCTGGTTTCTAATGATCTGGCTTGCTAAATTTTAAATTGTCCCGTGCAGACTAGCTAGAGATACGTTCCAGTATTCCTATATGGTATACGCAGATTATCGTACAAGAGTAAGTATGATCAATCCAAATCTGTATGttggaaaagaaatattttcttAATTTTGGTCTTTGTATGAGTTTGTACCCACGCGAAAAGtttccaaaatacttcaatcTGTTTCCGTTTAGTTGTCACCACACATATAGCAACTTTGACTACCGTTTTTTCTTCTCGGAAAAAAAAGGGTGTATCATTTGGTATTTGTATACGGTTCGCATGTTTACTCATGGCGCGTTGTTGTGAAAACGGTAATGCTACTTAtttgtgattttttttcttgagaACCCGCTCATTAAGATATGGACAGGAACTCTTTTGGGAtcgttaaaaaaaaaagagaatatgGTTAATTTCCGCCCAGAAGATTGCCTAGTTTGCCCAGATATTCCGGTTATGCTATGCCTGCACTGCACAACTATGGCCGCGCGCCGGCACCTCGATAGTTCCCAAAACCAACTCCCCAAGCGGCCAAGCCACAGCACTGATCGGCATGGGAGCAGAGAGCGGTGGAGCACCGGAGCAGATGAGTCCGCCGCCGGTCGCTCCCTCAGCTTCGCATGCAAGGCTGCGGCCGGCGAGCGCACGTCGTGTTTGCTTGCTCTGTCTCCTCTCGTGGCGGTCTGGCGCATAACCTGCTTCTTTTCTCGCCGCGGTGCATGCAGCTGTGCATGTGGTCAATGCCACCGTCCACATCGGCGACCCGGTCGACGATGCCTACCAATGCCTGCATCTCGAACGCATGCACGCAGCCgtatcgtctcgcaaattatttgttgtaagagaaaaaatACTGTTAAATAACCTCTAAATCAACCAAACATACCCTTAGCTAGgttgaaataactaaacttagttGGTCTTTTAGCATGACCGTTTGGGTCCCGAGCAGCtaaatttagctagctaaagtTTAGTCAGCGATCCAAACATGCCCTAAGCTAGGCAACATGCATACGAGAAGTTAATTATATTGAGAGCACACTGACACGAATCAGGGAGACAAAAAGAGTACACATTTGGGTTTGCATTCTTCGTACCGGCCAGTCCAATGCTCCAATGCATCACCAAAGATCAATTGAAATTATTCATGACTTAATTCCATGATTCGAGAAAATGGAATGGGCCTGTTAACAGATTTTGGGAACCAAACTATTTACATTTCCATCCTTTTTTTCCCACACATCATCACATTGGAGTATATATAGCTCTAGTTATCACAATGAAGTACATCCCGCACCTCAATTTCCGCGGTATAACCTCAGTACCTCACTACGACTCAAATAAACTTATCAGCAAAAGAATAAATAGGCACTACTAAAGCACCAGCAATCATGCTAAGACTGATGAAAGCTAAGATTAAACTTTCACCATCATCCGAACATGACACTGCCGAGATGATGGTGATTTACCTTCCCTGGACTTGTGGCCTTCGGCCCTGAGGCAGAGAGCTGAAATTCTGGGAGTGCTCCAGCATCTGAACCATGGATGGCGTTTGATATGAGTGAACAAGAGTGGTGCTATCTGTAGAGTCTCCGCGGGCTGTTGCTCTCTGCCATGAATGAGAGCTCAATCCAGACAGCATATACGCCCTCCCTGAAGCCTCATAAAGCTGGCGGTTTGCCATCCTCTCCTGCATCTCTCTTAGCTCTGCGTCAAGGGCCATGCATAGACGGTCCCCATTCTGGCTTGCAACAGACTCTGATAGTGCCCTCCGGCAGTCCTCAAGAATAGTGACGGCCTCAGAGAGAGCACCCCTCTCAGCAGCAGCCCATGCAGACTCCATAGAATTGGCAGCTCGTATACGGTTCCTCTCTCGATCGACTTCAATAGAAACTGGTACAGATACGGTAGATGTTGGCCTCTTGATCTTTACCTCGTCACCTTGAATCTTGATCGTCTCATTGGTCACAGAATCTTTGTAAGCACAAGCAACTCTCAACAGTGAAGTCTGTTCACAAGATTTTGGAATGGTCACTGACAGCAAAATGTCTTTCTCCTCATCAGCATATAAGTGAGCAATATCAACAGATCCATTTCGTCCATCTCTTGCTACCTTACTTGGATAGCTGCCACATTTGATGGAACAGAGTTGAACACCAGGATCAACGCACTCCATACTGAGACGCATCTCCTGAACAGCAACGCTAAGAAGCCCACCAATACATTGAGCAAACGCATCTTGCATCACGCCTTCATCCTCAATAAAAGAAAAGGTGCCACCAGAAGCTTCAGAAATCGAATGCAGTGTATCTGAATCATGGTCTGCTCCAAATCCAAAAGTGTGCAGGGGTACCATATGGAGTTCATTTAGAATAGAAGGTGGAACAAGTGACCTACGACCTGCTGATGTGCCTTGGAAATTTGAAGAAATGTTGAAGGTATCTTGACCATCTGACAGAAGAATGATACTGCATACAGAATTCTTATAGTTGCGGTCCTCAATCACCTTCACAGCTTTCTTTAGTGCATCAGCAATGTTTGTACCGCCACCAGCGCCTAGTGAGCTGATTGCCTGCAAGGCCTGCTGCCTACCATGATGTGACATCCGTTGGAGGGGGAACAGTCTTCGAGCAGTAGATGAGAAGGCAATGACTGAAAGGCGATCAGATGGCCGAAGGTGCTGAATAACAAAACCCATTGCTTGCTTCAAAAGTGCCAATTTTGTGCCCGCCATACTGCCACTAACATCAAGGACAGTAACAAGATCAATAGGAACTCGTCTTGACGACCTCATAGAGCTTTCATTGACCAAACTGCCTGTGACGTCATTTGAGCTAGAAGTGGGGGCCTTCACATGGATCAGAATATCAAATCCGTCTAGACATGATGACTGCGAAACAGCTTGGGATTCTGGGTATGAGCTGATCTCAGCAGTTTTATTAGATCCAGAATTAAGATTTTCAAAAGCCTCTATGTGCTGCAAAGGTTCATCATCATTGTAGTCTGCTGGCTCAGAAGTATGTAGCCGACGGACCTCTCGCCGCCGGTTTGAAACTTGCCGGTGAAGAGGCAAATGGGGATCTTGTTGCGGTGATCGATTATGCTCACTTCCAACTCTTCCATGAGGGCTAGTAGAAGATAGTGAGCGATAGGGTATCTCTTTCCATTTCGCTCGACAAACTGGGCAGACATAGTTTCCATGTTTTACATTAGACGAGATACACTGAAAATGGAACATGTGGGAACACTCTGCAGTGAAAAGGGCTTGTCCATGGCCAGATCTCATGCTAGCAAAGCATATTGCACATTTCCCCTGCTGAAGGACAaaccaaagaaaaaaatataagctTACTTCCTTTGAATTATACAGAAAGAACTACTAGTACTTTGAATAGCATGTATTAACACGTGCACATGAACAACATAGAGCTAGGTCAGTACAGATCTTTACTCCACTGCATAAGCCTCTAACAAAATTTTATTCAACCTCAACTCCAAAATAACACGTGTACCTCAAACCTTCATTTATGTGGCCCTAAATGTCATTTTTGGAGTTCACGATTAGGTAGCATGCGCACCGTTGCCCCAATATAAATTATTTTCTAAATAacaaatacatacatacatttttttattaatatctttGGTATTACACTAGTCCAAGCACCATAGCAGCTCTAATAGTCAAATATCATTTTATACGTTCAAGATAAGCAGATAACAAACAATCAACATCACGATCAAATATCATCTTATACGTTCAAGATAAACAGATAACAAACAATCAACATCAACATGTGGCAATGGCAGAGCAGCTGAACATTAAAACTAGCACTTCCTTTTGGCATGTGTCCACCGAAATGAATTGAGGATTTGAGGTAATGCATCAGTTATTGTCTATTTGTAAGCACAAAAAGTAAGGATGAGTTATTATACGCAGAAACCTTTAAATTAAGATAAATTGATATTCCCATACCAAGCACACCCTTTGACCAGTAGTTAGACACTTGCCACCAACAGCAAGCCAGCAAAGGAGCACAAATAACCATACACGTGTTGTAATACTGATTTAGTTCGTCGTCCATTTTATGGATACTGTA
Protein-coding sequences here:
- the LOC110436654 gene encoding uncharacterized protein LOC110436654, producing MDDFFKEFDNEQWKGRSQPTDQQINNLRLDGWKGTHGNNRGPNFFDWFKNICTIRSSVHNVLRQISYGFRKRVSTYGCYDVNGYRFRSEKYENNRTRLATTNSGVCVTCTDGNGNVLEYFGVIEDIIKISWEGREQLELVLFYCRWFDPTSRGVRRTENLGLVEVKYTSRLRNFEPFVLASQVTQVYYLSYACDKPNLRDWWVVYHVAPRDRLPPIDINNDSIETEEPSHDISFFQEDGLEGTFVIDLGDIEIVASSADEITDPKEFEELDRQTDAPQQEEILEIDEEGDEDDVEFDDEDCYEDEDF
- the LOC8075916 gene encoding uncharacterized protein LOC8075916 isoform X2, coding for MESAWRKVRKALGLRLGVHASAAGGGINVRRAPSGAGGCRRDAAVAVAAAAAAGESGPSMPVGALRPSKSGRRSSSSHSSKGKCAICFASMRSGHGQALFTAECSHMFHFQCISSNVKHGNYVCPVCRAKWKEIPYRSLSSTSPHGRVGSEHNRSPQQDPHLPLHRQVSNRRREVRRLHTSEPADYNDDEPLQHIEAFENLNSGSNKTAEISSYPESQAVSQSSCLDGFDILIHVKAPTSSSNDVTGSLVNESSMRSSRRVPIDLVTVLDVSGSMAGTKLALLKQAMGFVIQHLRPSDRLSVIAFSSTARRLFPLQRMSHHGRQQALQAISSLGAGGGTNIADALKKAVKVIEDRNYKNSVCSIILLSDGQDTFNISSNFQGTSAGRRSLVPPSILNELHMVPLHTFGFGADHDSDTLHSISEASGGTFSFIEDEGVMQDAFAQCIGGLLSVAVQEMRLSMECVDPGVQLCSIKCGSYPSKVARDGRNGSVDIAHLYADEEKDILLSVTIPKSCEQTSLLRVACAYKDSVTNETIKIQGDEVKIKRPTSTVSVPVSIEVDRERNRIRAANSMESAWAAAERGALSEAVTILEDCRRALSESVASQNGDRLCMALDAELREMQERMANRQLYEASGRAYMLSGLSSHSWQRATARGDSTDSTTLVHSYQTPSMVQMLEHSQNFSSLPQGRRPQVQGR
- the LOC8075916 gene encoding uncharacterized protein LOC8075916 isoform X1 — protein: MESAWRKVRKALGLRLGVHASAAGGGINVRRAPSGAGGCRRDAAVAVAAAAAAGESGPSMPVGALRPSKSGRRSSSSHSSKQGKCAICFASMRSGHGQALFTAECSHMFHFQCISSNVKHGNYVCPVCRAKWKEIPYRSLSSTSPHGRVGSEHNRSPQQDPHLPLHRQVSNRRREVRRLHTSEPADYNDDEPLQHIEAFENLNSGSNKTAEISSYPESQAVSQSSCLDGFDILIHVKAPTSSSNDVTGSLVNESSMRSSRRVPIDLVTVLDVSGSMAGTKLALLKQAMGFVIQHLRPSDRLSVIAFSSTARRLFPLQRMSHHGRQQALQAISSLGAGGGTNIADALKKAVKVIEDRNYKNSVCSIILLSDGQDTFNISSNFQGTSAGRRSLVPPSILNELHMVPLHTFGFGADHDSDTLHSISEASGGTFSFIEDEGVMQDAFAQCIGGLLSVAVQEMRLSMECVDPGVQLCSIKCGSYPSKVARDGRNGSVDIAHLYADEEKDILLSVTIPKSCEQTSLLRVACAYKDSVTNETIKIQGDEVKIKRPTSTVSVPVSIEVDRERNRIRAANSMESAWAAAERGALSEAVTILEDCRRALSESVASQNGDRLCMALDAELREMQERMANRQLYEASGRAYMLSGLSSHSWQRATARGDSTDSTTLVHSYQTPSMVQMLEHSQNFSSLPQGRRPQVQGR